The following are from one region of the Chloracidobacterium sp. genome:
- a CDS encoding phage portal protein — protein MNTHIEEAIHNFRTAGARYARTERYYRGDHDLAFATEKFANTFGSLFREFALNLCPVVCDAIRDKLRITGFAARSKPDDQIDDPAVRASDVWHRNRMPVRSGEVHREALINGDAFVIVWPDESGEPAIYPNRAANCYAVYDDDHPGRIVRAAKYWRTLDRNTHLNLYYPDRIERYITVKPGDAFLPEAKEFSTAGDPVSNPYGVVPMFHFANNAEIGSFGRSELDAAIPIQDGLNKSVLDMLVAMEFSAYRQRWAAGIEIAYDNDGNAVAPFKAGVDHLWITENPNARFGDFDTAALDQFIKVKDSFRIDLASVTGTPMYYLLPHTRGFPSGESLTRAEARFIAKIRDRQAVFGHVWSEVMEFALRIGGFVDVRLETEWSEAS, from the coding sequence ATGAATACACACATCGAAGAAGCGATCCATAACTTCCGAACCGCCGGTGCACGATACGCCCGGACCGAGAGGTATTACCGCGGCGATCATGACCTGGCGTTTGCAACCGAGAAATTTGCAAACACCTTTGGTTCGCTGTTTCGCGAATTCGCCCTCAATCTCTGTCCGGTCGTTTGCGACGCGATCCGCGACAAGCTTCGCATCACCGGTTTCGCGGCCCGAAGCAAGCCCGATGATCAGATCGACGATCCTGCGGTTCGGGCATCGGACGTCTGGCATCGAAATCGTATGCCGGTGCGATCGGGTGAGGTCCACCGCGAAGCTCTGATAAACGGCGACGCGTTTGTCATTGTATGGCCGGATGAAAGCGGCGAACCGGCGATATACCCGAATCGCGCGGCCAATTGCTATGCGGTTTACGACGACGACCATCCGGGACGTATTGTCCGGGCCGCGAAATACTGGCGCACGCTCGACCGGAATACGCACCTAAACCTCTATTATCCCGACCGCATCGAGCGCTACATCACGGTCAAACCCGGCGACGCTTTTCTTCCTGAGGCCAAGGAATTCTCGACCGCCGGCGATCCTGTTTCGAATCCGTATGGCGTCGTTCCGATGTTTCATTTTGCCAATAACGCGGAAATCGGGTCCTTTGGGCGATCCGAACTCGACGCCGCGATCCCGATCCAGGACGGGCTCAATAAATCTGTGCTGGATATGCTTGTTGCGATGGAGTTCTCGGCCTATCGGCAGCGGTGGGCGGCTGGCATCGAGATCGCATACGACAACGACGGCAACGCTGTCGCTCCATTCAAAGCAGGCGTCGATCATCTTTGGATAACCGAAAATCCTAACGCTCGGTTCGGCGATTTTGACACGGCCGCGCTTGATCAGTTCATCAAGGTCAAAGACAGTTTCAGGATCGATCTTGCTTCGGTCACGGGGACACCGATGTATTACCTTTTGCCGCACACGCGCGGCTTCCCGAGCGGCGAATCGCTGACGCGGGCCGAGGCGCGGTTCATTGCAAAGATCCGCGACCGGCAAGCGGTCTTTGGCCACGTGTGGTCAGAGGTGATGGAATTTGCGCTTCGGATCGGCGGGTTTGTGGATGTTCGGCTTGAAACTGAGTGGTCTGAGGCATCCTAA
- a CDS encoding C39 family peptidase, with amino-acid sequence MPITTIQNVPLLPQPTDGVCWMKSAQMVYQWSQTSGNKGMKDPMSDSGFKTRYENNGDWWAGHNGILARTFNMKTHSSLSMDYDSLNKFMTKHGPVWTGLKKNWGGHNHGHVVVICGVADTGVLIHDPEPMNKGTAMWLTWDQINKAIKGITDADFQFLTAV; translated from the coding sequence ATGCCAATAACTACGATCCAAAACGTTCCGCTTTTGCCGCAGCCGACCGACGGGGTTTGCTGGATGAAATCCGCACAGATGGTCTATCAATGGTCACAAACGAGCGGCAACAAAGGGATGAAGGACCCGATGTCCGATTCGGGATTCAAGACGAGATACGAAAACAACGGCGATTGGTGGGCCGGGCATAACGGCATTCTTGCCCGCACGTTCAACATGAAGACCCACAGCAGCCTTTCGATGGACTATGACAGCCTCAACAAATTCATGACCAAGCACGGGCCGGTCTGGACCGGTCTCAAGAAGAATTGGGGCGGCCACAATCATGGCCACGTCGTCGTTATCTGCGGCGTTGCAGACACCGGCGTCCTGATCCATGACCCGGAGCCAATGAATAAAGGTACGGCGATGTGGCTTACCTGGGATCAGATAAATAAAGCGATCAAGGGGATCACCGACGCAGATTTTCAGTTTCTCACCGCGGTCTGA
- a CDS encoding ImmA/IrrE family metallo-endopeptidase produces the protein MRFFLKRIRELGIGWNERPLTESDFYALCRRHKIVVDEIPLRVSGFYYCVKGGHYIAIDSKLPRQEKLFVMFHEFAHYLMHAPNTHETASYHGVGHKTRKEVEADIFALVAMIPRTWLETRTPEDIIDHDSIAPSRLSERLAVYEKHGL, from the coding sequence ATGCGCTTCTTCCTCAAACGTATTCGAGAACTCGGCATCGGCTGGAACGAGCGGCCGCTTACCGAATCAGATTTTTACGCGCTCTGCCGTCGGCACAAGATAGTTGTCGATGAGATACCGCTTCGCGTCAGCGGATTTTATTACTGCGTCAAAGGCGGGCATTACATTGCGATCGACAGCAAACTGCCGAGACAAGAGAAATTGTTCGTGATGTTTCATGAATTTGCCCATTACCTGATGCATGCCCCGAACACACACGAAACAGCGAGTTATCACGGCGTCGGCCACAAGACAAGAAAAGAGGTCGAGGCAGATATATTCGCGCTTGTCGCGATGATCCCACGGACGTGGCTCGAAACGCGGACGCCCGAGGATATCATCGACCACGACTCGATCGCGCCTTCCCGCCTCAGCGAACGTCTCGCCGTTTACGAAAAACACGGCCTCTGA
- a CDS encoding helix-turn-helix domain-containing protein, protein MSDQFIERLKLAFGHGSMADIARRLELPHATIRNYFGGRLPAPDVLIKIANETNVSLNWLLLGTGDMYVRGGEPLDLGKLIDRRIEQVVERMLLERAADEIQNLGSIDDPPPFDVESALARFSDPQRVMGEWFRHEGREYPEDFGVVFFQGWESFSDVDKIEAIMDAKKVLDRTLKVKREA, encoded by the coding sequence ATGAGCGACCAATTTATTGAACGGCTGAAATTGGCCTTTGGCCACGGTTCGATGGCGGATATTGCACGCCGGTTAGAGTTGCCGCATGCAACCATAAGAAACTATTTCGGCGGACGTCTTCCGGCGCCGGATGTTCTGATCAAGATCGCTAATGAAACGAACGTATCGCTAAACTGGCTCCTGCTCGGAACCGGCGATATGTACGTGCGTGGCGGCGAACCGCTCGATCTTGGCAAACTGATCGACCGAAGGATCGAGCAGGTGGTCGAACGAATGCTGCTCGAACGTGCCGCCGACGAGATCCAGAATCTTGGCAGCATCGACGATCCGCCGCCATTTGATGTCGAATCGGCACTTGCCCGATTCAGCGATCCACAGCGTGTGATGGGCGAATGGTTTCGCCACGAGGGCCGCGAATATCCGGAAGACTTCGGTGTCGTGTTCTTTCAGGGTTGGGAGAGCTTTTCTGATGTCGACAAGATCGAAGCAATAATGGACGCAAAGAAGGTGCTCGACCGGACGCTCAAGGTAAAGCGCGAAGCCTGA